In Oryza sativa Japonica Group chromosome 2, ASM3414082v1, the following are encoded in one genomic region:
- the LOC4328704 gene encoding probable LRR receptor-like serine/threonine-protein kinase At3g47570: MIRLFAPCPKFIPLLAVFIISCSLPLAISDDTDTDREALLCFKSQISDPNGSLSSWSNTSQNFCNWQGVSCNNTQTQLRVMALNVSSKGLSGSIPPCIANLSSITSLDLSRNAFLGKIPSELGRLRQISYLNLSINSLEGRIPDELSSCSNLKVLGLSNNSLQGEIPQSLTQCTHLQQVILYNNKLEGSIPTGFGTLPELKTLDLSSNALRGDIPPLLGSSPSFVYVNLGGNQLTGGIPEFLANSSSLQVLRLTQNSLTGEIPPALFNSSTLRTIYLDRNNLVGSIPPVTAIAAPIQYLTLEQNKLTGGIPASLGNLSSLVHVSLKANNLVGSIPESLSKIPTLERLVLTYNNLSGHVPQAIFNISSLKYLSMANNSLIGQLPPDIGNRLPNLEALILSTTQLNGPIPASLRNMSKLEMVYLAAAGLTGIVPSFGSLPNLQDLDLGYNQLEAGDWSFLSSLANCTQLKKLALDANFLQGTLPSSVGNLPSQLNWLWLRQNRLSGAIPSEIGNLKSLSVLYLDENMFSGSIPPTIGNLSNLLVLSLAQNNLSGLIPDSIGNLAQLTEFHLDGNNFNGSIPSNLGQWRQLEKLDLSHNSFGESLPSEVFNISSLSQSLDLSHNLFTGPIPLEIGNLINLGSISISNNRLTGEIPSTLGNCVLLEYLHMEGNLLTGSIPQSFMNLKSIKELDLSRNSLSGKVPEFLTLLSSLQKLNLSFNDFEGPIPSNGVFGNASRAILDGNYRLCVNDPGYSLPLCRESGSQSKHKSTILKIVIPIAVSVVILLLCLMAVLIKRRKQKPSLQQSSVNMRKISYEDIANATDGFSPTNLVGLGSFGAVYKGMLPFETNPVAIKVFDLNKYGAPTSFNAECEALRYIRHRNLVKIITLCSTIDPNGYDFKALVFQYMPNGSLEMWLHPEDHGHGKKRFLTLGERISLALDIAYALDYLHNQCVSPLIHCDIKPSNVLLDLEMTAYVSDFGLARFMGANSTAAPGNSTSLADLKGSIGYIAPEYGMGGQISTKGDVYSYGVLLLEILTGKRPTDEKFNDGLSLHDRVDAAFPHRVTEILDPNMLHNDLDGGNSELMQSCVLPLVKVALMCSMASPKDRLGMAQVSTELQSIKQAFLELSSGGKVV, translated from the exons ATGATCCGCTTGTTTGCTCCATGCCCAAAATTCATTCCACTCTTGGCTGTTTTCATCATCTCATGCTCTCTGCCATTAGCAATCAGCGATGACACTGATACTGATAGAGAAGCCCTGCTCTGCTTCAAGTCTCAAATCTCTGATCCAAACGGATCCTTAAGCTCATGGAGCAACACTTCCCAGAACTTCTGCAACTGGCAGGGTGTTTCATGCAACAACACCCAGACCCAACTCCGAGTCATGGCGCTCAACGTCAGCTCCAAAGGCCTCAGTGGTTCAATACCACCTTGCATTGCCAATCTGAGCTCCATCACAAGCCTTGACTTATCAAGAAACGCGTTCCTTGGAAAAATTCCAAGTGAGCTCGGACGCTTGAGACAAATCAGCTACCTGAACTTGAGCATCAACTCTCTTGAAGGCCGTATTCCAGATGAGCTGTCCTCATGCAGCAATCTCAAGGTACTCGGCTTATCGAACAACTCCCTCCAAGGTGAGATACCACAAAGCTTAACCCAATGCACTCACCTCCAGCAAGTTATACTATACAACAACAAGCTTGAAGGCAGTATACCCACTGGATTTGGGACGCTTCCTGAGCTGAAAACTTTGGATCTCTCTAGCAACGCCCTCAGAGGTGACATACCACCATTGTTGGGCAGTAGCCCATCTTTTGTATATGTTAATCTTGGGGGCAATCAGCTCACAGGAGGAATCCCAGAGTTCTTGGCAAATAGCTCATCCCTTCAAGTGCTTAGGCTCACACAAAATAGTCTTACAGGGGAGATCCCTCCAGCCCTCTTCAACAGCTCCACATTGAGAACCATTTACCTGGACCGTAACAACTTAGTTGGTTCCATACCACCTGTTACAGCAATTGCTGCACCTATTCAATACCTTACTTTAGAGCAGAATAAACTCACAGGAGGGATACCAGCCTCACTGGGCAACCTTTCTTCCTTGGTTCATGTTTCTTTAAAAGCAAATAACTTGGTGGGGAGCATCCCTGAGAGCCTAAGTAAGATCCCAACCCTAGAGAGGCTAGTTCTCACATACAACAATTTGTCTGGTCATGTGCCACAGGCTATTTTCAACATATCATCTTTGAAATATCTTAGCATGGCCAATAACTCACTCATCGGCCAACTACCACCAGATATAGGCAACAGACTTCCAAACCTTGAAGCATTAATCCTATCAACAACACAGTTAAATGGGCCGATCCCAGCTTCTCTTCGCAATATGTCCAAGCTAGAAATGGTTTATCTTGCTGCTGCTGGTCTCACTGGTATAGTGCCATCTTTTGGATCCTTGCCAAACTTGCAGGACCTTGATCTTGGATACAACCAGCTTGAAGCAGGGGACTGGAGCTTCCTCTCATCCCTTGCAAACTGCACTCAACTGAAAAAGTTGGCCTTGGATGCAAATTTTCTCCAAGGAACCTTGCCTAGCTCAGTCGGTAATCTTCCCTCACAGCTCAACTGGTTGTGGCTCAGGCAAAACAGACTTTCTGGGGCAATTCCATCAGAGATTGGTAATCTTAAGAGTCTCAGTGTTCTGTATTTGGATGAGAATATGTTTAGTGGGAGCATCCCACCTACCATTGGAAATCTTAGCAACTTACTGGTTCTAAGCTTGGCACAAAATAACCTCTCAGGCCTTATTCCTGATTCTATTGGCAACCTTGCCCAACTAACCGAGTTTCATCTAGATGGGAACAACTTCAATGGGAGCATACCTTCAAACTTAGGGCAGTGGAGACAATTAGAGAAGCTTGATTTGTCCCACAATTCATTCGGTGAAAGCCTGCCAAGTGAGGTCTTCAACATTTCTTCCCTGTCACAAAGTTTGGACTTGTCCCACAATTTGTTTACTGGGCCCATACCACTAGAAATTGGCAACCTCATAAATCTTGGAAGCATCAGTATTTCAAACAATCGCTTGACCGGGGAAATACCGTCCACTCTAGGGAATTGCGTGCTTTTGGAATACCTTCACATGGAAGGGAACCTTCTTACTGGAAGCATTCCACAATCTTTCATGAACTTAAAAAGCATCAAGGAGCTGGATCTCTCTCGTAACAGCTTGTCAGGAAAAGTTCCAGAGTTCCTCACTCTCTTAAGTTCTTTGCAGAAACTCAACCTTTCATTCAATGACTTTGAAGGGCCAATACCATCAAATGGTGTCTTTGGTAATGCTAGCAGGGCTATCTTGGACGGAAACTACAGATTGTGTGTGAATGATCCAGGGTATAGCCTGCCCCTTTGCCGTGAATCAGGATCACAAAGTAAACACAAGTCTACTATTTTGAAAATAGTAATTCCAATCGCAGTGTCTGTTGTAATTTTATTGTTATGTTTAATGGCTGTTCTCATcaagagaagaaaacaaaaaccatCTTTGCAGCAATCCAGTGTGAACATGAGAAAGATATCATATGAAGATATTGCCAATGCAACAGATGGGTTCTCTCCCACAAATTTGGTTGGTTTGGGATCCTTTGGGGCTGTTTACAAGGGCATGTTGCCGTTTGAGACCAATCCAGTTGCTATTAAGGTTTTCGATCTTAACAAGTACGGAGCACCCACAAGCTTCAATGCGGAGTGCGAGGCATTAAGATATATTCGCCATCGAAATCTTGTCAAAATCATTACTTTATGCTCTACGATTGATCCAAATGGCTATGATTTTAAAGCACTTGTCTTTCAGTATATGCCAAATGGAAGTCTGGAAATGTGGCTACATCCAGAGGACCATGGACATGGTAAAAAGAGATTCCTAACTTTGGGTGAAAGGATTAGCTTAGCCTTGGACATTGCATACGCTTTAGATTATCTTCACAACCAGTGTGTATCCCCACTAATACATTGTGACATCAAACCAAGCAATGTTCTTTTGGATCTTGAAATGACTGCATATGTCAGTGACTTTGGGTTGGCAAGATTTATGGGTGCTAATTCAACAGCAGCGCCTGGTAACTCTACAAGTTTGGCTGACTTAAAAGGATCCATTGGATATATTGCACCAG AGTACGGAATGGGTGGGCAAATATCAACGAAGGGTGATGTCTACAGCTATGGAGTGTTGTTGTTAGAGATATTAACTGGAAAGCGTCCAACTGATGAAAAATTCAATGATGGTTTGAGCCTCCACGATCGTGTGGATGCTGCATTTCCCCACAGAGTAACTGAGATTTTAGACCCCAACATGCTACACAATGATTTGGATGGTGGAAACTCCGAACTGATGCAAAGTTGTGTCCTCCCATTGGTTAAGGTGGCCCTCATGTGCTCCATGGCATCACCAAAAGACCGGTTAGGGATGGCACAAGTTTCTACTGAACTACAGTCCATCAAGCAAGCATTCCTTGAGCTTTCCAGTGGAGGAAAAGTAGTGTGA